In a genomic window of Candidatus Poribacteria bacterium:
- a CDS encoding sugar ABC transporter substrate-binding protein: MKVKLQVIFPLVLILTLLGCSTEREGIRIGVCVADGGRTAYREIKRGMMEETSRLNVELIWRDVSLRRKGESTVAAERRFIYEMFGKGIDALVWNPVTLDPKFDYVIVKKAVQENVPIVSLDEYPRRLKVSLLVEPNYIEMGKMAARIAAEKALRDRKRANFIVIEEPRGNENLRRVTLGIYDVLDGYQGANLLAGVHAETPFRALGLINALLTRYADNVQAVISCNTDVMPGVIEALRAHGLLDRTITVSVGAGKETIKYLQRGEHDVEIDPMHRERGKLTLRMALKLINGEKINPDGVIDNLGVKFPVKYGPARVIDQRRVYLLKEVYPDLWR; encoded by the coding sequence ATGAAGGTTAAACTCCAGGTGATCTTCCCCCTGGTTCTGATACTGACGCTTCTGGGATGTTCGACGGAGAGAGAAGGTATCAGGATCGGCGTCTGCGTTGCTGACGGCGGTAGGACAGCCTATAGAGAGATCAAGCGGGGGATGATGGAGGAGACAAGTAGGCTAAACGTCGAGCTGATATGGAGAGACGTATCCCTGAGGAGAAAAGGCGAATCGACTGTGGCGGCGGAGAGGCGGTTCATATATGAGATGTTCGGCAAGGGAATAGATGCCCTTGTGTGGAACCCCGTCACACTCGATCCCAAGTTCGACTATGTCATCGTCAAGAAGGCCGTTCAGGAAAACGTGCCTATCGTATCGCTAGACGAATATCCGAGAAGATTGAAGGTCTCCCTTCTGGTCGAGCCGAATTACATTGAGATGGGTAAGATGGCCGCTAGAATCGCCGCGGAGAAGGCCCTCAGGGATAGAAAAAGAGCGAATTTCATCGTGATAGAGGAGCCGCGAGGGAACGAAAATCTGCGCAGAGTAACCCTGGGAATATATGATGTTCTCGATGGATATCAAGGGGCAAACCTGCTTGCCGGGGTCCACGCCGAAACTCCCTTCCGAGCGCTTGGGCTCATAAATGCCCTCCTGACCAGATACGCCGATAACGTCCAGGCGGTTATCTCATGTAATACCGATGTGATGCCAGGCGTGATAGAGGCGCTGAGGGCCCATGGCCTGCTGGATAGGACAATAACTGTAAGCGTGGGAGCGGGGAAGGAAACGATCAAATACCTACAGAGAGGGGAGCATGACGTCGAAATCGATCCGATGCATCGTGAGAGGGGAAAACTCACCTTGAGAATGGCCCTTAAACTTATCAACGGCGAAAAGATCAACCCGGACGGTGTGATCGATAACCTTGGCGTAAAGTTTCCGGTCAAGTACGGTCCGGCAAGGGTGATAGATCAGAGGAGGGTATACCTCCTAAAAGAGGTATACCCTGATCTTTGGCGGTGA
- a CDS encoding cytochrome P460 family protein, with protein MRVRLILALGAITLSALAWILTFGCQPKLPGPDAVELWNVIGIKSQYKGWGQWSDHKGMQPSKSPYGPFHIIYVNGKGLSSNRVPLPYGTVIVKENYTAEKKLASITVMYKIREFNPRNNDWFWAKYSPNGKVETAGKVASCIQCHAARKDNDYIMAHELKR; from the coding sequence ATGAGGGTTCGCCTAATTTTAGCCTTGGGAGCTATCACCTTATCGGCTCTCGCCTGGATTCTAACCTTTGGATGTCAGCCCAAACTGCCCGGCCCGGATGCCGTTGAACTGTGGAACGTGATAGGGATCAAGTCGCAGTATAAGGGCTGGGGACAATGGTCCGATCATAAGGGCATGCAGCCCAGCAAGTCACCTTACGGACCGTTCCATATCATTTACGTCAACGGCAAGGGGCTCTCCTCGAACAGGGTTCCGCTCCCCTATGGCACGGTCATCGTCAAGGAGAATTACACGGCCGAAAAGAAGCTCGCCTCCATCACCGTCATGTATAAGATCAGGGAGTTTAATCCCAGGAACAACGACTGGTTCTGGGCCAAATATTCGCCGAATGGCAAGGTCGAGACGGCCGGGAAGGTTGCCAGTTGTATCCAATGCCATGCGGCCCGTAAGGACAACGATTACATCATGGCTCACGAGCTGAAGAGGTGA